The DNA segment aaagttCTGCTGTGaatgttgtaatttttagaataaaaaaataaactagaaTTTGAAATACTACAAATTTCCCTATACCAAAATACAAAGAATATTCGACAAAACACCTTGAACATTGTACTCTTTACAATCTATAAAGGAAAACGCAGCAAGGCCAACCATATCGTTGAAATCCTGTCCAGCAAAACACGtcacaaaaaatgttaatataaatacatataacgaaaagtataaaaacgcagttatgtatgtgcacacatacatatgtacatatatatgcaatttATAAATACGTACGTTTAGTATACATATGCTGCATTGCAAAAGTGGTAATGTACAAATAAAATGCAGCAAGCCGCAAAGCAAGCCGCAGACAATGTAAACTACAGCAAAATGTACAACAAACAAGCGAcgacaagcaaaaacaaaaaaagcggAAGCAACCTTGACTCAATGACTACATCAATGCCAACGACCTGAGTGCGACTCACTGGCTAGTGAGTCGATTACACGACTGGTATGCCAAACATGcatttgtacatttatatatgtacatatgtatgtatggatatgtatgcgtgtgtagtGTAGGCAGAGCAGTGCCAATGTATCGCCTCTATGTAAAATTGCATACGCAACTGCCTTTCCCGACTGAAGTTCCTAATGTAATCACTTACTATGTCGACGAAGGAAAAATGCACTTTATGAaagtataaatacaatatatacatacatatgtatgacactataattttcagaaaaaataaaataaattatttgaaggtATGACGATTGTGGGCTACATTAGTGAAAGGTAAACTTTAAAAAGCGAAACTGCTGTTGTTCATACAGGAAGGAACAATGCTTTTTTTAATGCTGATGCTGTCATAGGATACTTAGTACGTTACGTTGAACAGAATCTGCGcagatatatttaatttatattattattaacatatatttggatatgttttccaaaaatttgaaattgacaAATACTCCCGGAGATAAAAGcatatttgtaagaatttttgGACTAAGAGTAATCTGTTTCGAATACTTTAAACACGTTCTGTCGAAACGCTTCTTCAGAGTACGCgagaaattttttccataatgaATGCAGGAATCGTAGATTTATTtgtcaggtaatgatcgaaaaaatatataatatgattttttaacCACTTTAAAGGATAcagttttcaaaaacaaaatgattAGTCCTTTGAACATTGTCAGTATTCATTTCCagtagtattaaatttttttaagatttgaaataatttataaaatcttactcacaaaatttttcgaagtgCATcgcaagaaataaataaaggcCCTGTTTACACACCCCATGGTTCATTGCTATACTTTCGTATTTTcatgttttatataaaagcaattgcctttgaaaaactttttgcaGCTGCGCAATCgtcatttgttgttattttactagCGTGCCGTTGGCAGTCGCACTCACAATTTCGCGCACTTTGTTAATCGTGTAGACATTCTAAATCAAGGTGAACAGgcgtttttataataaattatctttatttattgatGTGACTAGCTGCTTGATTGTCGGCTATTTAATTGCAATATTATATGCATTTAGCTGCTGCATAGAGAGCATAACTGTTACGCATAACAAAGGAACAAGTTTTATAGATTACACGCAcaaatcataataaatacaataggAAATGCAAACAGAAAACTAATTTGGAATTGACTTCAGATTAGAAATATAAATGCGTTTAAATTCATTATTCtacatagtaaaaaaaaacacatatgtatatttgtcgaTTGCATTCTAAGATTGTGATTtatgtaatattaataatacttAATATTTGTCCAACTCTAGTAGCATTTCCCTATTCACCAACAAACctcctaaataaatatgtattcttttttttttaataataacgaGAGTCtttatcaatttaaacaaataaattgaaaaccaaaacGTAGACAAAGTAGTATGCTCCAACAATAATATAATTGATtacatgtaaaataaaaagaaaaaattgcacaaaacaaacaagtgaatagcaacaaaaaaggtAAAGCAAAAAAGCATGCGACAGCTTCAAGGTGCTTCCCGTATGAGCAAAACACACAGCTAGCGGCGAAATACACCAACTATCAACGGCAAACGAAACAAGTTGCTGCGTGCAGCAAAACTTATTCAGTGAGCAATggaaacaatttcgtaaaatATGTACTTTGCAAACTAGGGAAGTCAGAGGATCGTCGGAGGCCACGAACAGCGAGatatttttcaacttatttgtttgttttacaaCGCGTAGAACTCAATTTTAAACAACTGCTCACCAATCAACTACCGGCTGGGTGAACACAAGCAATTAGCACAGATAGGATAGAACAAAAGTGTAAAACTGGTTTCGTTTGGAGCAGTACACATTCGCCTCAACTAATTTTGCATACTATATTCGTGATCCGTGGTGATCACTTAAAACGTCATCAGAGAATGTAGGTCAAGGCTTGCCTTGGGCAATGAAATTGACGAAAAAGTGTACTTGTAGAAGTACTATACGCATGAAGGTATTGTGTATATCTACATAAGCTACGAACTATGTGGCATTTACAGAAATATATCTAATTTACTAGTATgatttcttaattaaataatatacgtacgatttattgaatatattttaagtttggTAAACTACATCACTTTCTAAAAGATCCCACACAACCGacgtaaaaaaatacaattaactATTTGTATCACTGTAGCGGTTTCGAAGAAATATATTGCAGCTTCAATTAGTAAATCCCTACAAAATTTAGGTTgtgtaaaattataattacctTTGCACGCTGAAATGAGAAAGTAACCGCTCTCGCAAACGTCACTAAAATCCAAATGCACTACGGGACGGGTATGACCACTGCAGGTCAATGGGATTTGACGCAAATTAGAGGTCATCCTTTCAACTTTGTGGTTGTTGTATTCAACGCCTTATATTGTTAATAACTAATTTGTATTATAATTCTAGAggtattgaaataatttttatcctTCAACTTGACGCTGGCGGCGCTGCCAAAAATGTGCAAACTTAGCTAAACGTTGAAGTTTTCTACGCCGCCGTTGCTATTTCCTTCGGCTTGCTGCCTTAATTTTAGTTCCtccgttttcaattttttataaaatatatttattttttattaattagctTTTTCCTGTTCAATTTATCTATTCTTTTGAGCAATTGCTGgacaattttggtttttataagtatgtattttggTTTCTGGATTTTTTGTGAACTTCAATTTTCAGCACGAACACAACTTGGATGAATgagattatttaattatttgcataGAATTAAAATTCGCGTCGATTTGGCTTTTTTCTCCTTTACTAGTTACTAGAAAAATTTAGTTTCCTTTTGCTCGGAATTattagatttttatatttagcGAGATGCAATGAAAAACAAAGACTGAATGAATGAACGAAAAATATCTGACAACTGTTTTATGTTATTTTCTTTTGGTAGCTACAATAGAGCTGCCACTTTCTACAAACGTAAGTAAagttattggaaaaaattggtTAATAGAACTGACATAGCcggtatttaaaatttatttacctaTCTCTTTACtgaaaaaacagaatttttacGAGAAATTGTGCTAACTAAATTTTACTCTCTACCATAAAAAATTATctgcattttaaataattgcacGGGTATATGGCAGCATGCCTTACAGCGGGCTTACACAAGAGATTGTTATAGCTTGGCATTTAAATTCAAGTTTTTCTTAATAACAAAAGCGtataatatgtttttatgaaaatgctgaattctttattttccgatttttttttaattattggcTACTAAATATAAGAACATCATCAAACGCAGTACatgttttacataattttagtaATTGCATATTAttacataacaaaataacccAAAATTTCCAACAAACCATTAGTTTACTCCTCCCATCAGGTTTACTACACGATTTTTGTAACGTTTAGAAATATCATTCTCAATATGTAATTGGAGCTTCTTCGTTTGTGATATTAGCTCCGCTAAAACTGGGTTCAAATCTACGCGTTGTTGTTTTAATTCCAAAGAACGTTTTTTAAGGACTTCTTTTGTGTCACGTATTTTATCAACGGCCTTTGTCATTTGTCGTAACTTATTTGCCAACAAATCAGCATATTTAGGCGAATGTTTTAATTGGAAAAGGTGGCGAGTTTGCTCGTTACATACTTCACCCAAAATTTGTTCAATATTCTTTAACATTTTTCGTATACTCTCTGCATCGTATGTGGATATGCTATCCATCAGCGAAAACATAATATTGCTAGAAGTGTCCAATTGGTTAAGTTCATATAGTCGCATACGTAAAAATGCATCAAGTTCGTAAATTTCATCGAGAAATCTATCCCGGTAAGTGGGTGAATCAAGAATTGAGTAAGCTTGTTCtcctgtattaaaaaaaaaaacgaaataaaatattaatatatattaattaagtgtgaaataaaatttaagttaccTTTAGCGATGCCACCATCCATGCCAGTGCCCTCAATAACTATACCGTATTCTTCAATAGGAATGTCAAAATTGATCTCTACGGCCTCACTCGGTCCACTTTCAATGCCCCAATCAATGTCACCACCATTTCCATCCGAATCTATAGCGCTGTTGTTACTATCTAAATTGAGTTCTCCGAAATCAATAATTTCTGCCGATATCGTAGATGAGGTGCCTCCATTATCATCGCCACCAAAATCGATTTCATTATCATCTGCACTACTAGTCAAAGTgtcatcatttaaatttaatttaattgggGGTTCTTCAATAGTTAATGGTTCTTCTTTGTGCACATATTGATAAACGGTTGTGTTGCCAAATTCAATGAGGTGGCGAAGTATGggtaaaatttgtttgttactTCCTTCAGAGAATAAGTTAATTGCTTCTTCTAATTTGCCAATATCACCTATGGAATTGGCATACATGTCTGGTAACTTAGACAAAACTTGTAGGAATTCTTGTCGTAAATTTTCGCCTTTTACACCCAACTGTTGCAAAAGTGAAGCATGTTCGGCCAGTAATTGTGATTCTGGTTTACTAAGATCTTGAACCCTTTTTAAACATTCATCGCTTTGTTGCTCTAATTTAGTCATTTGCTTTCGAATACCAGGCACTTCATAATTCACATTCCTCACATATATTTGGGCGGACTCTGCAAGATAGACGTTATCTTTTTCGTACAGACGTAGTATTTCCTGCCAGTCCTTCATTCTCTGACTTCCATACGTTCCAAATACGCTTTTTGTTTCCTTTTCCGTTTGTTTTAgaatctcaacaatttctttacAGTGGTAGTAGTTTATGTCTGTAATCAAAAAgagtgaaaataaatgattttaataGTTTCCACTATAacaatttgttaattatttcaCTTACTGGTCCCTGACAATAATTTAATCAGTTGATCATTGGCTGGCATATCTTGAAGAGCATTTGAAATCTTTGTGTGTATTTCTTTGATATTCTTTTGAATAGTTTTGGGCACAATCCTTCTGCTTACCAACCAATCTTGCAGCTTCAGAGTGTGGATGTCAATCGGAATATCTGCTTCCTACATTATTTGTAATGAGTAATATATCAATGCAAACAAAATAACTAACAATTTAACTTACATtcattttaattagtttaatgtatcaaacaaaaatagtttattgCACTTGTCCacgcaaacaaaatattttctgctcTGCTTCTTTCATTCATTCagtcaaaataatttgtttattatcgAAAATCTGGTTATCGAtatttataaatcaataaaCTTCAAAGTTAATTCttatgcaaaaattatatatttttgatttctcgccacatgtatgtaaatatttgaaacaataataatattaacaatatttaacacgtaaataaaatttattaaggccTTGTGCgtttctatgaaaaaataaggataccatttttattaaaaaaatcataactgCCAGGTATACTGGTGCACTTTACTCAATCAATTAAACAGAATTTACCATATATATTTTCGGAAGTCGGGGTGCCACCAAGGAAAAGCTTTAACGCTTGCAACTTTGGGATATTTTACAGTAGTAATAATTTTACTAGAAGAGTCTCCAAAATCTAGTTCTAAGTTTATGGCGCGCATGTCTTTAGCAAGCATTTGTCGCGTCCCTAACAACAATACACGCGATCTTCCACTATCGTAAAACAGATGAGTGGGGAAAGGTATAAAACGTTCACAGCGTATTACCAGCAAACACACACCTTCATTTATGTGGTTTTTAGCAGGACTATACTTTGATTTCATGCACAATTTATTGTCTTCCGCCAAAGTTTCCCAGTCGTCGGTTTCGCAACCATTTGACAGGAATTCATTGAGATCACATCCTTCTTTGATatctgttttgttttgctgtttgttacaaaatttatagcatGCTATCCACACACACTCCTCTTGTTCATGCCATGAAGATACATAAGAATATCCAATTAATTTATCTAGAGAATACCCTTTCGCCATACGTTCAGACAATGGTGAATAGGTTTGGAAAAGTGATTCCACTACACGCGCACGCATTGTGGCCAACTCGCAGTTAAATACGTTATGCGACTGCAAGTGTTCAGGCAGTGTGAGTATCCAATTAGTTTCAGCACTTGATTTCTGGCAATAActtctgtaaatttttttccaaaatctttGTGTATTAACAAGTGCTGCCGTTTGACGGCATATTAAAGCAAAGGTTTGAACGTATTCAGGTAGAATATGATCCGCAATATGGTACCATATATCGCCGTGTACGATGTTGTAACTGATTTGTGGTTTATCATTGTCGCTTCGTTCCAATAAACTTTCAGGTCTCCACTCCAACCGTCCTGCTCCTTTACATTTACCGCCACGatctcttaattttaattcaaggTATATGTCATTCGGACGTAAATGTGTTTCTGCAAGTATGAATTAGTGTGATTAAAATACAATCTATTGGTAGACACAGGTATAAATACATACTACATTTcccttttgtttttataaacttttcttgAATCACAATTGTTTCATCTTCATTATCAGCAATGTCGTCAGCAATCATTTTTCATTTGcaagttaaatttttgtataactttGCCcgatttgttttcatttattgttattcattactaatattacttaaatttctGCCGTCAAATCAGCTGTAATAACGGTTCTTGATAAACTGAGGGATGCCATTATTTTATGTTTCCTAATATGTAATTCTTGTATACTTCTAAAATTACATCTTTTTccaataatttgtatttttgttaaaagGGACTTGCAAAATGCAATACTTATATTTGCAGTGAGAttctcaaataattttgtaGCATAAGTATTAATTTGTCCTCATCGACTTTTAACTTCACCTTGAAACTCGTATTGTGAACTAGTTAGTACGTTGTGAAGAAGCACCTGTATGACGAATTGATAAATTGATTCAGTAAAAAGTTAcgtcaaaaataagttttcatttattcattaattaatcttattaaaatctaaataaaagtgTATGTAACGTGGAAAATCTGATAATCTGAGGGATTGAGGTAGAAATCAAAACATTCTGTGAAAACTACTATGGCGGAATCAATTGTACAAGACTGGCTGGCAGATTACCGCCGTATACAAGGCCAGCCAGCTGAAGTGACAACCTTCGCTGTGGAGCATGAAACCGACCCTGAAATCGCTGAAGCCATTTATACCATATTCAGTGAACGACAACGACACGAAACTTTAGTTCATGAAATTTGTCAGCAGTTCCTGTCATTTTATCGTGCTTCTGAAGATTCGCTCCGAAAATTTCCTTTACAGTTCATTCCAGTATTGATCTATACTTATCTGCATGCCGTCGCAGCTGGTGACAAAAAAGGTGCCCGTAGTGTAGAGACATTACTAATATGCATTTATAATGCGGAGATATCTACTGAAGACGGCGGTCAACATGTAGTCACTTTCCGTATGCCGATATTAGCACAAGCGTCAGTATACCatgaggaaaaaaatttaccaatgaCAGATTTGCGGCGTTGGGAAGAAAACTGTAACCGAGAAATTAAGTGGGGTCCACATACTCAGATTGAAGCGATTACCGCTCAGAATAGGTTACGTATTATGACTGCACTAATGTTTTGTTATAATCAGCAAGTTAGCCTTACGCAAAAATCCGCTTTGATACATCTTTGTCGTGTGGCATCGCAGCTAGTTAATCAAGGTTTTTCAAAACAACATGCACATCGAATTTCTTATGGGTAAGTATATGAAACAGTCCTAATTTCACATGTTTTTATAACGCTAATATGAATTTCCTAAGTTCTGATTCGAGTGGCGCACTTGTCCCAAAGTCAATAACACCGCGCATTCCTCTTTCCTCATCATTCCTGGTAGAGTTGGTACACGCTATATACTTTGCAATGTTTAATGGTTTTGGAACAGTAGCGATACAAACATTGGACGATATCCATCATCGTGCATGTTTTGAAATGTACACGGAGCTTATACTTGTGACGAGTGCTGTGAGAAATTCATTACACGCAAACCCCTCTGGCCAGCCAAGTGATGGGCCGATGGGACTTAGCGTAGCCCTTACACCTGCCACGAATACTGTGACCACAGCCATTTCCAAATCGATGATCACGAATGCGTCATTCCGTACTAAAAAGTTACCTGATGATATCCCCATACAAGTTCAGGATCTCACAATGCCACAAGCTCCTCCGATGTTAGCTAGTGTTACTGAAGAAGTCGATCCTAAAGAccagcaacaaacacaaaatacgTCATCGCGAAATTCTATCATTCGTCCTAGCATGGAAGGCATAAAAGCTCAGGCACATAAAGCGTTGATTGCTGGTTTCAAAAAGTCTAAAGACAAAGAAAAGGATAAAGacaaagagaaagagaaagaaaaggaTGGAAAAATTATTGGAGCTGGAGCGGCGGGCGAGCCCCCAAAGCCACCGCTTCGGAAATTTGAAAAACACACTCAGCGGAACTCGTTGCTACAATTACAAGCTGAGGGTAATAATATAGCGTTAACCGATTTCGAGAAAAGTCCGTCTTCAATGGGCGTGAAAGGAAAACCCTACGACTCAATTGATACTACGGAAATGTTACCCATGCAAACATTGCTTGCTAATGAGAATGGCAGTGGTAGCTTTAGTATTGACAGTGAAATAAATGGGGGCGGTGGAAGCAGCAATATGTTAAACAACAGTAGCGTAGCTAGTAATACAAATTCAATCACGAGCAGTGACTTGATAACAAAAAGTTTTGATTCAAGCATTGAAATGCCACAGCTTGTGGGCCCTGCCGGTGTTGGAAGCAGCACTAAAGTGGGTGATGTGGGTATAGATTAGTGCTATAATGCTTCCAGGAATTGAAGTTGTGTTTGAAAGCGATCAAACGATTGTTGCGTGTGTGCCAAATGTTGGGGCAAGCTtccaacatttatttttattgagcgACAAGTATGCTTAAAACtgttaaatattacaatacctATTTCAATACCACTTCAATTTTAACGTaagaataaataatacatatatatataaataattgttgcTAGGTATAATTAGAATGAATGAATACTGGTGATTCGGTGTTAATAGGGTTAAggcaaaacaaacacaaattcaATAGAATTTAGTAAATTACCACGAAAATCTAATATGACTTATTACTACACactcatatttatattattttgtgcaCGAACATTTAAAATACACATGGAACGGAAGAGCAAAAATTATGGTATTATTGTGTACTTCAGTAAATGTGTACTTAAAATCAGTTGGGGGGAAGTTGCTTGTAAATTTCacgtttcacatttttttctctaaaagaACTGCTTTTAGTCTAAACTGCATATATAAGGTTTGGAAATTTcttacatttaataaaaactatcaataacgaaatatacatacatatgtatgtatgtgtgcattgttATAGTGTAGAAACAGTATGACAAACAatcgaattttaatttatttaatatattcgcagtaaaattagtatttttgaaatttattacaacACCGATTTGTATagcacatacctacatatacagcATCTAATATCACTCATGTATTTATACTGatatacaaagaaaataataatggtTGGAAAGTGACTATAAACACAGGGACTATACATCACCAATTGTAAATTGATTTTCTAAAcgaataaaatgtaaaattatgtttataaaatattttattttatcttgttACTGTCTTTAGTTAGTTTAATACAAACATTAGCTCAATTTACTTccaatgtaaataatatataccaccaatttctttgtatgtttcagTTAATATAATAGAATGAACAACTAGTCATTAAGCCACttgcaaaaaattgtaatcTTATTAGAATTATTCCTTTTGATTCACAAAACAAGCAATTATGTATactatatttaaatgtatttattccATGTTATCAAAAAGATGTTatctaatattaaattaaaagaatacAACTAATAAATGACTCCCAATGATTGAAACAAATATCCATGGTAATGtagtatgtatttacaattaTCTCTTGCGAAACTTGGATTGTAAGAAAATGCGAGGCACATCTATAccttctttaatatttaacgTGCGTCTGTGCACATAAGAATTTTCAACAACTTCAAACCTTTCAGAGTCTGTAAATAAGGATGCCAATTCACCCTCTGCAAAAAAGTAACTTCGTGTTCCATCTTGTCGCATGTAAAAGTTCTCTGCTATTTTGTTGCCTGGTTTGAAACGCAATTGTGCCATATCGTAACGTCCATAATCTCTGAAAAGCACAATACCACCAGGTTTCAGTAAACGGTAAATATTCTCTATAACAATACCAAATTTATTCGGATGTATTGCAGATAATACAAATATCATTGTAACAATATCCAAAGAGCTTTCCGGGATATGTGCGTATATTTGTTCAGTGGTAATGTCACATTGAAAAGCGTTTATACGCTGCTCATTGTATAGTGGATTTGAACGCACGAAATCAATAGCACGAGGCGAAAAGTCACAAGCATA comes from the Bactrocera dorsalis isolate Fly_Bdor unplaced genomic scaffold, ASM2337382v1 BdCtg024, whole genome shotgun sequence genome and includes:
- the LOC105229152 gene encoding CDK5RAP3-like protein; amino-acid sequence: MNEADIPIDIHTLKLQDWLVSRRIVPKTIQKNIKEIHTKISNALQDMPANDQLIKLLSGTNINYYHCKEIVEILKQTEKETKSVFGTYGSQRMKDWQEILRLYEKDNVYLAESAQIYVRNVNYEVPGIRKQMTKLEQQSDECLKRVQDLSKPESQLLAEHASLLQQLGVKGENLRQEFLQVLSKLPDMYANSIGDIGKLEEAINLFSEGSNKQILPILRHLIEFGNTTVYQYVHKEEPLTIEEPPIKLNLNDDTLTSSADDNEIDFGGDDNGGTSSTISAEIIDFGELNLDSNNSAIDSDGNGGDIDWGIESGPSEAVEINFDIPIEEYGIVIEGTGMDGGIAKGEQAYSILDSPTYRDRFLDEIYELDAFLRMRLYELNQLDTSSNIMFSLMDSISTYDAESIRKMLKNIEQILGEVCNEQTRHLFQLKHSPKYADLLANKLRQMTKAVDKIRDTKEVLKKRSLELKQQRVDLNPVLAELISQTKKLQLHIENDISKRYKNRVVNLMGGVN
- the LOC105229151 gene encoding transmembrane protein 183A; protein product: MIADDIADNEDETIVIQEKFIKTKGKCKTHLRPNDIYLELKLRDRGGKCKGAGRLEWRPESLLERSDNDKPQISYNIVHGDIWYHIADHILPEYVQTFALICRQTAALVNTQRFWKKIYRSYCQKSSAETNWILTLPEHLQSHNVFNCELATMRARVVESLFQTYSPLSERMAKGYSLDKLIGYSYVSSWHEQEECVWIACYKFCNKQQNKTDIKEGCDLNEFLSNGCETDDWETLAEDNKLCMKSKYSPAKNHINEGVCLLVIRCERFIPFPTHLFYDSGRSRVLLLGTRQMLAKDMRAINLELDFGDSSSKIITTVKYPKVASVKAFPWWHPDFRKYIW
- the LOC105229150 gene encoding hyccin, which encodes MAESIVQDWLADYRRIQGQPAEVTTFAVEHETDPEIAEAIYTIFSERQRHETLVHEICQQFLSFYRASEDSLRKFPLQFIPVLIYTYLHAVAAGDKKGARSVETLLICIYNAEISTEDGGQHVVTFRMPILAQASVYHEEKNLPMTDLRRWEENCNREIKWGPHTQIEAITAQNRLRIMTALMFCYNQQVSLTQKSALIHLCRVASQLVNQGFSKQHAHRISYGSDSSGALVPKSITPRIPLSSSFLVELVHAIYFAMFNGFGTVAIQTLDDIHHRACFEMYTELILVTSAVRNSLHANPSGQPSDGPMGLSVALTPATNTVTTAISKSMITNASFRTKKLPDDIPIQVQDLTMPQAPPMLASVTEEVDPKDQQQTQNTSSRNSIIRPSMEGIKAQAHKALIAGFKKSKDKEKDKDKEKEKEKDGKIIGAGAAGEPPKPPLRKFEKHTQRNSLLQLQAEGNNIALTDFEKSPSSMGVKGKPYDSIDTTEMLPMQTLLANENGSGSFSIDSEINGGGGSSNMLNNSSVASNTNSITSSDLITKSFDSSIEMPQLVGPAGVGSSTKVGDVGID
- the LOC105229189 gene encoding tRNA N(3)-methylcytidine methyltransferase METTL6 is translated as MECADREADSLVKDIFTTVDKCLTDEEKSRLKAQDNRLVPEFKAKKLEEQAQRHWDIFYKRNETHFFKDRRWTTREFEELLDFEGQTHNGKIGCCNKQRRLFEVGCGVGNLIFPLIEEQLEKKQEGKSSWFYYACDFSPRAIDFVRSNPLYNEQRINAFQCDITTEQIYAHIPESSLDIVTMIFVLSAIHPNKFGIVIENIYRLLKPGGIVLFRDYGRYDMAQLRFKPGNKIAENFYMRQDGTRSYFFAEGELASLFTDSERFEVVENSYVHRRTLNIKEGIDVPRIFLQSKFRKR